A window of Mangifera indica cultivar Alphonso chromosome 11, CATAS_Mindica_2.1, whole genome shotgun sequence contains these coding sequences:
- the LOC123229600 gene encoding peptidyl-prolyl cis-trans isomerase FKBP18, chloroplastic isoform X1, whose protein sequence is MASIRSLNTWRTIENHLQICSKHVAIQVRDANQLVLSMPISRRSAILVSSLPFTFISLPQSSEARDRRNRKAVPLEDYLTTPDGLKYYDIVEGNGPVAEKGSTVQVHFDCMYRGITAVSSRESKLLSGNRSIAQPYEFKVGAPPGKERKREFVDNPNGLFSAQAAPKPPPAMYSVTEGMKVGGKRTVIVPPEAGYGKKGMNEIPPGSTFELNIELLEVISPEGK, encoded by the exons ATGGCTTCGATTAGGAGCTTAAACACTTGGCGGACTATTGAGAATCATCTTCAAATCTGTTCAAAACATGTTGCAATTCAAGTCCGAGACGCAAACCAACTAGTTCTTTCTATGCCCATTTCTAGAAGATCAGCAATTCTGGTTTCTTCATTGCCATTTACCTTCATTTCCCTTCCACAATCCTCAGAAGCAAGAGACAGACGCAACAGGAAGGCCGTTCCTCTTGAAGACTATCTTACCACAC CTGATGGATTGAAATACTATGATATTGTTGAAGGAAATGGTCCAGTTGCTGAAAAAGGATCCACAGTTCAG GTGCACTTTGACTGTATGTATCGCGGTATAACCGCCGTGTCAAGTCGAGAATCTAAACTCTTGTCTGGAAATCGTAGTATTGCTCAG CCATATGAATTCAAGGTTGGAGCTCCTCCAGGTAAAGAACGAAAGCGTGAGTTTGTGGACAACCCAAATGGTCTTTTCTCTGCTCAAGCTGCACCGAAACCCCCACCGGCCATGTACTCAGTAACAGAAGGAATGAAAGTTGGGGGGAAG aGGACTGTGATTGTCCCTCCAGAGGCTGGTTATGGCAAGAAAGGAATGAATGAGATTCCG CCAGGAAGCACATTTGAGCTAAATATTGAGCTTCTAGAAGTAATTTCGCCAGAAGGAAAGTAA
- the LOC123229600 gene encoding peptidyl-prolyl cis-trans isomerase FKBP18, chloroplastic isoform X2: MASIRSLNTWRTIENHLQICSKHVAIQVRDANQLVLSMPISRRSAILVSSLPFTFISLPQSSEARDRRNRKAVPLEDYLTTRNGPVAEKGSTVQVHFDCMYRGITAVSSRESKLLSGNRSIAQPYEFKVGAPPGKERKREFVDNPNGLFSAQAAPKPPPAMYSVTEGMKVGGKRTVIVPPEAGYGKKGMNEIPPGSTFELNIELLEVISPEGK; the protein is encoded by the exons ATGGCTTCGATTAGGAGCTTAAACACTTGGCGGACTATTGAGAATCATCTTCAAATCTGTTCAAAACATGTTGCAATTCAAGTCCGAGACGCAAACCAACTAGTTCTTTCTATGCCCATTTCTAGAAGATCAGCAATTCTGGTTTCTTCATTGCCATTTACCTTCATTTCCCTTCCACAATCCTCAGAAGCAAGAGACAGACGCAACAGGAAGGCCGTTCCTCTTGAAGACTATCTTACCACAC GAAATGGTCCAGTTGCTGAAAAAGGATCCACAGTTCAG GTGCACTTTGACTGTATGTATCGCGGTATAACCGCCGTGTCAAGTCGAGAATCTAAACTCTTGTCTGGAAATCGTAGTATTGCTCAG CCATATGAATTCAAGGTTGGAGCTCCTCCAGGTAAAGAACGAAAGCGTGAGTTTGTGGACAACCCAAATGGTCTTTTCTCTGCTCAAGCTGCACCGAAACCCCCACCGGCCATGTACTCAGTAACAGAAGGAATGAAAGTTGGGGGGAAG aGGACTGTGATTGTCCCTCCAGAGGCTGGTTATGGCAAGAAAGGAATGAATGAGATTCCG CCAGGAAGCACATTTGAGCTAAATATTGAGCTTCTAGAAGTAATTTCGCCAGAAGGAAAGTAA
- the LOC123229600 gene encoding peptidyl-prolyl cis-trans isomerase FKBP18, chloroplastic isoform X4, with the protein MASIRSLNTWRTIENHLQICSKHVAIQVRDANQLVLSMPISRRSAILVSSLPFTFISLPQSSEARDRRNRKAVPLEDYLTTRNGPVAEKGSTVQPYEFKVGAPPGKERKREFVDNPNGLFSAQAAPKPPPAMYSVTEGMKVGGKRTVIVPPEAGYGKKGMNEIPPGSTFELNIELLEVISPEGK; encoded by the exons ATGGCTTCGATTAGGAGCTTAAACACTTGGCGGACTATTGAGAATCATCTTCAAATCTGTTCAAAACATGTTGCAATTCAAGTCCGAGACGCAAACCAACTAGTTCTTTCTATGCCCATTTCTAGAAGATCAGCAATTCTGGTTTCTTCATTGCCATTTACCTTCATTTCCCTTCCACAATCCTCAGAAGCAAGAGACAGACGCAACAGGAAGGCCGTTCCTCTTGAAGACTATCTTACCACAC GAAATGGTCCAGTTGCTGAAAAAGGATCCACAGTTCAG CCATATGAATTCAAGGTTGGAGCTCCTCCAGGTAAAGAACGAAAGCGTGAGTTTGTGGACAACCCAAATGGTCTTTTCTCTGCTCAAGCTGCACCGAAACCCCCACCGGCCATGTACTCAGTAACAGAAGGAATGAAAGTTGGGGGGAAG aGGACTGTGATTGTCCCTCCAGAGGCTGGTTATGGCAAGAAAGGAATGAATGAGATTCCG CCAGGAAGCACATTTGAGCTAAATATTGAGCTTCTAGAAGTAATTTCGCCAGAAGGAAAGTAA
- the LOC123229600 gene encoding peptidyl-prolyl cis-trans isomerase FKBP18, chloroplastic isoform X3 translates to MASIRSLNTWRTIENHLQICSKHVAIQVRDANQLVLSMPISRRSAILVSSLPFTFISLPQSSEARDRRNRKAVPLEDYLTTPDGLKYYDIVEGNGPVAEKGSTVQPYEFKVGAPPGKERKREFVDNPNGLFSAQAAPKPPPAMYSVTEGMKVGGKRTVIVPPEAGYGKKGMNEIPPGSTFELNIELLEVISPEGK, encoded by the exons ATGGCTTCGATTAGGAGCTTAAACACTTGGCGGACTATTGAGAATCATCTTCAAATCTGTTCAAAACATGTTGCAATTCAAGTCCGAGACGCAAACCAACTAGTTCTTTCTATGCCCATTTCTAGAAGATCAGCAATTCTGGTTTCTTCATTGCCATTTACCTTCATTTCCCTTCCACAATCCTCAGAAGCAAGAGACAGACGCAACAGGAAGGCCGTTCCTCTTGAAGACTATCTTACCACAC CTGATGGATTGAAATACTATGATATTGTTGAAGGAAATGGTCCAGTTGCTGAAAAAGGATCCACAGTTCAG CCATATGAATTCAAGGTTGGAGCTCCTCCAGGTAAAGAACGAAAGCGTGAGTTTGTGGACAACCCAAATGGTCTTTTCTCTGCTCAAGCTGCACCGAAACCCCCACCGGCCATGTACTCAGTAACAGAAGGAATGAAAGTTGGGGGGAAG aGGACTGTGATTGTCCCTCCAGAGGCTGGTTATGGCAAGAAAGGAATGAATGAGATTCCG CCAGGAAGCACATTTGAGCTAAATATTGAGCTTCTAGAAGTAATTTCGCCAGAAGGAAAGTAA
- the LOC123229935 gene encoding MLO-like protein 9 isoform X2 encodes MMGGGGEGGGGEGGGGGSGTSRELDHTPTWAVALVVSVIVVISIMLEQILHLLGRILKKRRKFAIYEALEKIKDELMLLGFISLLLSFGQSYIAEICIASTVAETMLPCPKGVKEHFHKVIHGYDQNRRRLLWNERRSLGGGGGGGKGCPHGYVPLISINGIHQLHIFIFFLAAFHVFYSAVTMMLGRAKIRKWKEWEEQTQAEYAHMNDPTRFRLTHETSFVRNHTNQWMQTAFSFYVVHLAPRSNFDFQKYIKRSLEDDFKVVVGISPVLWASTCIFLLLNVHGWTVVMQIVSVTPLIVILAVGTKLQGIISQMAFEIKERHAVIQGIPLVQVSDSYFWFHRPQLILDLIHFVLFMNAFEITYFFWIWYEFGLNSCFHDDFMLAIIRVVLGVAIQFLCSYSTLPLYALVTQMGSNMKRSIFDEQTSKALKEWHKKAHKKTEVSVHKKSEGSVKKNEQTTAIPIQPLRDSASIAMDDNKDQHQQQQQHHHTGPSPQQPPDLLS; translated from the exons atgatgGGAGGTGGTGGAGAAGGAGGTGGCGGAGAAGGAGGTGGCGGAGGGTCAGGTACTTCAAGGGAGCTTGATCACACACCCACATGGGCCGTCGCCCTTGTTGTTTCTGTCATTGTTGTAATCTCAATCATGCTGGAACAAATTCTTCATTTGCTTGGAAGG ATACTTAAAAAGAGACGCAAGTTTGCTATATATGAAGCTCTAGAGAAGATTAAAGACg AGCTTATGCTTTTAGGTTTCATTTCATTACTTCTGTCATTTGGGCAATCATACATTGCCGAAATCTGCATTGCCTCCACAGTCGCAGAAACTATGTTACCGTGTCCAAAAGGAGTTAAAGAGCATTTTCATAAAGTAATCCATGGATATGATCAGAATCGTCGCAGGCTCTTATGGAATGAGCGTAGATCCTTGGGTGGCGGTGGTGGCGGCGGCAAAGGCTGCCCACAT GGGTATGTGCCACTTATATCTATCAATGGGATACATCAATTGcacattttcatcttcttcttagCAGCGTTTCATGTGTTTTACAGTGCAGTTACAATGATGCTTGGAAGAGCGAAG ATTCGGAAATGGAAGGAATGGGAGGAACAAACTCAAGCTGAATATGCTCATATGAATG ATCCTACAAGATTTAGGCTCACTCACGAGACATCATTTGTGAGAAACCACACCAATCAGTGGATGCAAactgcattttctttttatgtg gTTCATTTAGCACCCAGAAGTAATTTTGActtccaaaaatatattaaaagatcaTTGGAAGATGACTTCAAGGTAGTCGTCGGAATCAG TCCAGTATTATGGGCTTCAACATGTATCTTTCTGCTTCTTAACGTTCATG GGTGGACTGTAGTTATGCAAATTGTCTCAGTAACTCCTCTCATT GTAATCTTAGCTGTTGGAACAAAGCTTCAGGGAATTATATCACAGATGGCATTTGAGATCAAAGAAAGACATGCTGTAATTCAAGGGATACCTTTGGTGCAAGTTTCTGACAGCTATTTTTGGTTTCATCGGCCTCAGTTAATACTTGACCTGATACACTTTGTCCTGTTTATG AATGCCTTTGAGATAACATATTTCTTTTGGATATGG TATGAGTTCGGATTAAACTCCTGTTTTCATGACGATTTTATGCTTGCAATCATAAGAGTAGTTCTGGG GGTAGCAATACAATTTTTGTGCAGTTACAGCACCCTTCCTCTATATGCTCTTGTTACTCAG ATGGGATCGAACATGAAGCGATCTATATTTGATGAGCAAACTTCTAAGGCTCTAAAGGAGTGGCACAAAAAGGCCCATAAGAAAACTGAGGTTTCAGTCCATAAGAAAAGTGAGGGTTCAGTTAAAAAGAACGAACAAACCACTGCAATTCCTATACAACCCTTACGAGATTCTGCAAGCATCGCCATGGACGATAATAAAGATCAACAtcaacagcagcagcagcacCATCACACAGGGCCTTCACCCCAACAGCCTCCTGATCTTCTAAGTTGA
- the LOC123229935 gene encoding MLO-like protein 9 isoform X1, giving the protein MMGGGGEGGGGEGGGGGSGTSRELDHTPTWAVALVVSVIVVISIMLEQILHLLGRILKKRRKFAIYEALEKIKDELMLLGFISLLLSFGQSYIAEICIASTVAETMLPCPKGVKEHFHKVIHGYDQNRRRLLWNERRSLGGGGGGGKGCPHGYVPLISINGIHQLHIFIFFLAAFHVFYSAVTMMLGRAKIRKWKEWEEQTQAEYAHMNDPTRFRLTHETSFVRNHTNQWMQTAFSFYVICFFRQFFMSVRKFDYLTMRHGFISVHLAPRSNFDFQKYIKRSLEDDFKVVVGISPVLWASTCIFLLLNVHGWTVVMQIVSVTPLIVILAVGTKLQGIISQMAFEIKERHAVIQGIPLVQVSDSYFWFHRPQLILDLIHFVLFMNAFEITYFFWIWYEFGLNSCFHDDFMLAIIRVVLGVAIQFLCSYSTLPLYALVTQMGSNMKRSIFDEQTSKALKEWHKKAHKKTEVSVHKKSEGSVKKNEQTTAIPIQPLRDSASIAMDDNKDQHQQQQQHHHTGPSPQQPPDLLS; this is encoded by the exons atgatgGGAGGTGGTGGAGAAGGAGGTGGCGGAGAAGGAGGTGGCGGAGGGTCAGGTACTTCAAGGGAGCTTGATCACACACCCACATGGGCCGTCGCCCTTGTTGTTTCTGTCATTGTTGTAATCTCAATCATGCTGGAACAAATTCTTCATTTGCTTGGAAGG ATACTTAAAAAGAGACGCAAGTTTGCTATATATGAAGCTCTAGAGAAGATTAAAGACg AGCTTATGCTTTTAGGTTTCATTTCATTACTTCTGTCATTTGGGCAATCATACATTGCCGAAATCTGCATTGCCTCCACAGTCGCAGAAACTATGTTACCGTGTCCAAAAGGAGTTAAAGAGCATTTTCATAAAGTAATCCATGGATATGATCAGAATCGTCGCAGGCTCTTATGGAATGAGCGTAGATCCTTGGGTGGCGGTGGTGGCGGCGGCAAAGGCTGCCCACAT GGGTATGTGCCACTTATATCTATCAATGGGATACATCAATTGcacattttcatcttcttcttagCAGCGTTTCATGTGTTTTACAGTGCAGTTACAATGATGCTTGGAAGAGCGAAG ATTCGGAAATGGAAGGAATGGGAGGAACAAACTCAAGCTGAATATGCTCATATGAATG ATCCTACAAGATTTAGGCTCACTCACGAGACATCATTTGTGAGAAACCACACCAATCAGTGGATGCAAactgcattttctttttatgtg ATATGCTTCTTTCGACAATTCTTCATGTCTGTTCGGAAATTTGACTATTTGACCATGAGACATGGATTTATCTCT gTTCATTTAGCACCCAGAAGTAATTTTGActtccaaaaatatattaaaagatcaTTGGAAGATGACTTCAAGGTAGTCGTCGGAATCAG TCCAGTATTATGGGCTTCAACATGTATCTTTCTGCTTCTTAACGTTCATG GGTGGACTGTAGTTATGCAAATTGTCTCAGTAACTCCTCTCATT GTAATCTTAGCTGTTGGAACAAAGCTTCAGGGAATTATATCACAGATGGCATTTGAGATCAAAGAAAGACATGCTGTAATTCAAGGGATACCTTTGGTGCAAGTTTCTGACAGCTATTTTTGGTTTCATCGGCCTCAGTTAATACTTGACCTGATACACTTTGTCCTGTTTATG AATGCCTTTGAGATAACATATTTCTTTTGGATATGG TATGAGTTCGGATTAAACTCCTGTTTTCATGACGATTTTATGCTTGCAATCATAAGAGTAGTTCTGGG GGTAGCAATACAATTTTTGTGCAGTTACAGCACCCTTCCTCTATATGCTCTTGTTACTCAG ATGGGATCGAACATGAAGCGATCTATATTTGATGAGCAAACTTCTAAGGCTCTAAAGGAGTGGCACAAAAAGGCCCATAAGAAAACTGAGGTTTCAGTCCATAAGAAAAGTGAGGGTTCAGTTAAAAAGAACGAACAAACCACTGCAATTCCTATACAACCCTTACGAGATTCTGCAAGCATCGCCATGGACGATAATAAAGATCAACAtcaacagcagcagcagcacCATCACACAGGGCCTTCACCCCAACAGCCTCCTGATCTTCTAAGTTGA